A stretch of the Acanthopagrus latus isolate v.2019 chromosome 9, fAcaLat1.1, whole genome shotgun sequence genome encodes the following:
- the vgll3 gene encoding transcription cofactor vestigial-like protein 3: MSCLDVMYHQSYGAHYLPAAAYKATYYNHHHQQQQRRLSVYSKMQECVEQQQQQGGRGMLSRDQGLRQGPPPPGVDSSRRSTSEPELKDGTQPAEAEYLSSRCVLFTYFQGEIGDVVDEHFSRALSQSSTFNSESKPIRTTQAPGSGTTGLWKDGSVSEGQSSSVWNTTYPPQAGSCLPSVSVSVHPDFSSSPVSFNHPDGSLWADHVLSQASLPPPATLPDSWTYSLNPQSPSGYPNVHNVYHPHPHPHIHSRHHHPMLHSYPTHSAALDPRFNPLLLPGVRNQSQPTASAGSSPHSEGVKTEMEPNSNSPVMATSVTWTPSALHGSLEVYDSALDQTKAKTSVWF; the protein is encoded by the exons ATGAGTTGCCTGGATGTGATGTACCACCAAAGCTATGGAGCGCACTACCTCCCTGCAGCGGCGTACAAGGCGACATACTACAACCAccatcaccagcaacaacag agAAGACTGAGTGTTTACAGTAAGATGCAGGagtgtgtggagcagcagcagcagcaaggaggaagagggatgCTTTCCAGAGACCAGGGCCTGAGGCAGGGTCCTCCCCCGCCGGGAGTCGATTCAAGCCGGAGATCCACATCCGAACCAGAGCTGAAGGATGGCACTCAACCAGCAGAGGCAGAGTACTTGAGCTCCCGGTGTGTTTTGTTCACCTACTTCCAAGGAGAAATTGGCGACGTGGTGGATGAGCACTTCTCCAGGGCGCTCAGTCAGTCCAGCACCTTCAACAGCGAGAGCAAGCCGATCAGAACGACTCAGGCGCCAGGTTCAGGCACCACTGGTTTATGGAAAG aTGGGTCTGTCTCTGAGGGtcagagcagctcagtgtgGAACACAACCTACCCACCCCAGGCCGGCTCTTGCCTCCCATCCGTCTCCGTCTCGGTCCACCCGGACTTCTCCTCAAGCCCCGTCTCCTTCAACCACCCGGACGGATCTCTCTGGGCCGACCATGTGCTCTCCCAGGCCAGCCTCCCTCCTCCGGCCACCCTCCCCGACAGTTGGACCTACAGCCTGAACCCCCAGAGCCCGAGCGGCTACCCCAACGTCCACAACGTCTATCACCCTCACCCCCACCCGCACATCCACTCCCGGCACCACCACCCAATGCTCCATTCATACCCCACCCACAGCGCGGCGTTGGATCCCAGGTTTAATCCCCTGCTGCTGCCCGGTGTGAGGAACCAGAGCCAGCCGACTGCCAGTGCGGGGAGCTCCCCGCACAGCGAGGGGGTGAAGACAGAGATGGAGCCCAACAGCAACAGCCCCGTCATGGCTACCTCTGTCACCTGGACACCCTCGGCCCTCCACGGATCGTTGGAGGTGTACGACTCAG ctcttgATCAGACCAAAGCAAAGACGTCAGTTTGGTTCTAG